The genomic window GTGATGACGAAGCCGTGTGCCTGGAGTTGATCGCGCTTGTTCTGCACGGACTCAGCCCGCCAGCCCGCGGACGAACTCGTAGCCGCCCATGATGGCGATCGCCAGCGGTATCACCGCGATCGCGGTGAGGGTTTCGGCGATGTCGGCCAGGCGGCCCCAGTACGGCGACACCCGGTCGGTACGCCGGGACGACCCCGTCACCAGGAGCACGCCGGTCGTCACCGCCGCGGCTGCCAGCAGGCTCCGAACCGCCTGACCGCTGTGTGCCGCGGTACCCATCACCAGGATCGCCGCTCCGACAAGGCCCGGCACCGCCGCGGACAGCCGCTGCCAGGTCGCTGCCAGGCTTCGCGCCCGCAACAGTAGCCCGCCACTGACCACACCGAGGAGTGCCCAGTTCAGGAAGCCGCCCGTCATGCCCAACGGGATGAAGCCGCCGACACAGATCAGCGCGACGGCACCCGCGAACGCGGTCAGGTACCGGTCCGCGGCGGCTGCCTGTGCGACGATCTGCGGCTCCGGGTGCGGTTCGATGTCCCGGCTGAGGTCTTCACGTCCGGACGGCAGGGCCGGCACGCGTAGCCGGACCATCCGGGTGACCAGGTTGGGGATCAGCACGCTGGCCAGGAATGCCGTCGCTACCACGTCGGCCGCGGCGGCAGCCGCGGTCAGGCCGGGCCAGACGGTCAGCAACCCGGCGAGGGCGCCGGCCGAGGTCACCGCCAGGACCCCGGCGAAGAACGGGGTCGAGGCCCCGACCGTGATCGAGACCAGTACGGCGGTGGCGGCGGCGAGTGCGCTACCGGCGAGCAGGCCCCCACCGGAAGCGGCCGGC from Actinoplanes derwentensis includes these protein-coding regions:
- the eccD gene encoding type VII secretion integral membrane protein EccD yields the protein MVAPAGRADVAVPSDLPLAQLLPVLLARGAAGDVTTGRWVLQRLGEEPLADEQTPTDLGLHDGELLHLRPVEAVLPPIDFDDIVDGVSTAVEGLTGRWQPANSRRLLIAAGAVVLCAGLAAASTGAGSAPRVITAAVLAIALAIVAGACSRALGDRAAATVTGTAAVAFAGLTGSLLPGLSGAAPAASGGGLLAGSALAAATAVLVSITVGASTPFFAGVLAVTSAGALAGLLTVWPGLTAAAAAADVVATAFLASVLIPNLVTRMVRLRVPALPSGREDLSRDIEPHPEPQIVAQAAAADRYLTAFAGAVALICVGGFIPLGMTGGFLNWALLGVVSGGLLLRARSLAATWQRLSAAVPGLVGAAILVMGTAAHSGQAVRSLLAAAAVTTGVLLVTGSSRRTDRVSPYWGRLADIAETLTAIAVIPLAIAIMGGYEFVRGLAG